The Cyprinus carpio isolate SPL01 chromosome A9, ASM1834038v1, whole genome shotgun sequence genome window below encodes:
- the LOC109095184 gene encoding serine-aspartate repeat-containing protein C-like, with protein sequence MATSLLRLGRLGSVKRLLREGWSTPRTPLVAALCTEGDVPPKTAKASVKTIEADERASLLAYKPAVTFPSKLSATGFLPKDIALGESETIEAVSTAAANETTAGSLDADAAAAEEITEVPPTNEVTTGSEASKASDVEAEGQKDEDDSSSSSSSSSDSDSDSDSDDEKPETETPVESGEKAAQKKSPGLTIEVDVADEEAKPGSASFGEAQENAETVTEAKPEEVPAPSAKPDGSDETLIDPAPILSSSTPEAIPEVSSESITADTPDKTSDTATEVKMASAEEIVVEKEPEIKAEDAVEVAAEVVPEVPTEASPEEVVKTAVEASPGVAPEAPGDAAAKPEPKAEAGTPVAPSEELVDPAPVAADAVEARDETSVVETPEGTSPGARA encoded by the exons ATGGCGACGTCTCTGCTCCGGTTAGGACGGCTCGGATCTGTCAAG CGTCTCCTGCGTGAAGGCTGGAGCACACCTCGGACCCCGTTGGTTGCAGCTCTCTGCACTGAAGGGGATGTCCCACCCAAAACAGCAAAGGCTTCAGTGAAGA CCATAGAGGCCGATGAGAGGGCTTCTCTTCTAGCCTACAAGCCCGCAGTTACCTTCCCTTCTAAGCTGTCTGCCACAGGATTTCTTCCCAAAGACATAGCTTTAGGTGAGTCTGAAACCATTGAGGCTGTGTCCACCGCCGCTGCAAATGAGACGACAGCCGGCAGTCTAGACGCTGATGCGGCAGCAGCTGAAGAGATCACTGAAGTCCCACCTACTAATGAAGTCACTACAGGAAGTGAAGCAAGTAAGGCCTCAGATGTTGAGGCAGAAGGACAGAAAGATGAAGACGATAGctcttcttcatcctcatcctccagTGATTCCGATTCAGACTCTGATTCTGATGATGAGAAGCCAGAGACTGAAACACCGGTAGAGTCTGGAGAGAAAGCAGCACAGAAGAAATCTCCAGGACTGACGATTGAAGTAGATGTTGCAGATGAGGAAGCAAAGCCTGGCTCTGCCTCATTTGGAGAAGCTCAAGAAAATGCTGAAACTGTGACTGAAGCAAAACCAGAAGAGGTTCCTGCACCAAGTGCTAAACCAGACGGATCAGATGAGACCCTTATTGATCCTGCCCCGATATTATCTTCCTCCACACCTGAAGCAATTCCAGAAGTGTCCAGTGAATCAATTACAGCCGACACTCCTGACAAGACATCGGACACCGCAACAGAAGTTAAAATGGCTTCTGCGGAGGAGATTGTTGTTGAAAAGGAACCAGAAATCAAAGCTGAAGATGCTGTCGAAGTTGCTGCAGAAGTTGTCCCAGAAGTCCCTACAGAAGCCAGTCCTGAAGAAGTAGTAAAAACTGCAGTTGAAGCTAGTCCTGGAGTAGCTCCCGAGGCGCCTGGAGATGCAGCAGCTAAACCTGAACCCAAAGCTGAGGCGGGAACGCCGGTAGCTCCTTCAGAAGAGCTGGTCGACCCTGCACCCGTGGCCGCTGATGCTGTAGAGGCTCGGGATGAGACCAGCGTTGTGGAGACACCTGAGGG AACAAGCCCCGGAGCCAGAGCCTGA